In Juglans microcarpa x Juglans regia isolate MS1-56 chromosome 4S, Jm3101_v1.0, whole genome shotgun sequence, a single window of DNA contains:
- the LOC121262635 gene encoding probable serine protease EDA2 encodes MRLWSPMTVALFFLLTLSTFSHQNNAFVTSRIMPNRLSGTSSYLTNKELWYSQTLDHFSPYDHRRFRQRYYEFLHNFRLPDGPIFLIICGEYPCNGIDNDYISVLAKKFGAAVVSLEHRYYGKSSPFSSLRTENLRYLSSKQAIFDLAAFGQYYQESLNMKLNRSKAENPWFFFGVSYPGALSAWFRLKFPHLTCGSLASSAVVLAVYNFTEFDQQVGESAGAECKVALQEINQLIEQRLATDGKAVKALFGASELEIDGDFFYFLADAAVMAFQYGNPDKLCTPLVQAKKARGNLVDAYAKYVREYILGDFGANVQTYNQKQLKNTTLSAGSTDRLWWFQVCTEVAYFQVAPLNDSIRSRKVDTSYHLDLCKNVFGEGIYPDVVATNTYYGGTKIAGSKIVFTNGSQDPWRHASKQISSTDMPSYIVSCHNCGHGSDLRGCPQAPLSIEGNAQNCSSPDAVHKVRQQIIEHIDLWLSQCQDSARSSM; translated from the exons ATGAGGCTGTGGTCGCCGATGACGGTGGCATTGTTTTTCTTGTTGACGCTATCGACCTTCTCTCATCAGAACAATGCCTTTGTCACGTCTCGGATTATGCCGAACCGCTTGTCTGGAACCAGCAGTTACTTGACCAATAAGGAGCTCTGGTACTCTCAGACGCTCGACCACTTCTCTCCCTAT GATCACCGCCGGTTTCGGCAACGGTACTATGAATTCCTTCATAACTTCCGGCTTCCAGACGGACCCATTTTTTTGATAATCTGTGGTGAATATCCATGCAATGGGATAGACAATGACTATATCAGT GTTTTAGCGAAGAAGTTTGGGGCAGCTGTGGTTTCTCTTGAACATCGCTACTATGGGAAAAGTTCTCCTTTCAGTTCACTGAGGACGGAAAACTTAAGGTATCTTTCATCTAAGCAGGCGATCTTCGATTTGGCTGCTTTTGGGCAATATTATCAG GAATCATTAAATATGAAGCTCAATAGATCAAAAGCTGAAAATCCCTGGTTCTTTTTTGGTGTCTCTTACCCAGGAGCTCTTAGTGCCTGGTTCCGTCTTAAGTTTCCTCATTTAACATGTGGAAGCCTTGCAAGTTCTGCAGTTGTTCTTGCTGTTTATAACTTCACTGAATTTGACCAGCAG GTTGGTGAATCAGCTGGTGCAGAATGTAAAGTTGCATTACAAGAAATTAATCAACTTATTGAACAAAGGCTTGCAACAGATGGGAAAGCAGTGAAGGCATTATTTGGTGCATCTGAG CTTGAGATTGATGGCGACTTCTTCTATTTTCTGGCTGATGCTGCTGTTATGGCG TTCCAATATGGAAATCCTGATAAACTATGCACCCCTCTTGTTCAAGCAAAGAAGGCTCGAGGCAATTTAGTG GATGCATATGCCAAATATGTGAGAGAGTATATACTTGGAGATTTTGGAGCTAATGTTCAGACATATAATCAGAAACAATTGAAAAACACTACTCTTTCTGCAGGCAGTACCGATCGGTTGTGGTGGTTCCAAGTTTGTACTGAAGTTGCATATTTTCAGGTGGCACCATTAAATGATAGCATTCGCTCCAGAAAGGTTGACACAAG TTACCATCTGGACCTTTGTAAAAATGTCTTTGGAGAGGGCATCTACCCTGATGTAGTTGCAACAAATACATACTATGGTGGCACAAAAATCGCTG GttcaaaaatagtttttacAAATGGCTCTCAGGATCCCTGGCGTCATGCATCCAAACAGATTTCATCAACAGATA TGCCTTCCTACATCGTTTCTTGTCATAATTGTGGCCATGGGAGTGATTTGCGAGGATGTCCTCAAGCTCCTTTAAGCATTGAAG GCAACGCCCAGAACTGCAGCTCTCCTGATGCAGTTCACAAAGTAAGGCAACAGATTATAGAACACATAGACTTGTGGCTGTCGCAGTGCCAAGACTCAGCTAGGAGTTCTATGTGA
- the LOC121262636 gene encoding B-box zinc finger protein 19-like isoform X1, translating to MRTLCDACESAAAIVFCAADEAALCRSCDEKVHMCNKLASRHVRVGLANPSDVPRCDICENAPAFFYCEVDGSSLCLPCDMTVHVGGKRSHGRYLLLRQRVEFPGDKPGVLEEPALQPVDPAILTVGDQNQQNHRASPVPISNASADGHLKMDKMIDLNANP from the exons ATGCGAACACTTTGTGACGCTTGCGAGAGCGCGGCCGCGATCGTGTTTTGCGCTGCCGATGAGGCCGCTCTCTGTCGTTCCTGCGACGAAAAG GTTCACATGTGTAATAAGCTAGCTAGCCGGCATGTTCGGGTTGGTCTGGCAAATCCCAGTGATGTTCCCCGCTGTGATATCTGCGAAAATGCACCTG CTTTCTTTTACTGTGAGGTAGATGGGAGTTCCCTTTGCTTGCCGTGTGACATGACTGTTCATGTTGGAGGGAAAAGAAGCCATGGAAGATATCTTCTGTTAAGGCAGAGAGTTGAG TTTCCAGGAGATAAACCTGGTGTTCTTGAAGAGCCAGCTTTGCAACCGGTGGATCCAGCTATATTGACAGTGGGAGATCAGAACCAGCAAAATCACAGGGCCTCTCCAGTTCCAATTTCAAATGCTAGTGCTGATGGGCATCTAAAGATGGATAAAATGATTGATTTGAACGCGAACCCTTGA
- the LOC121262636 gene encoding B-box zinc finger protein 19-like isoform X2 has protein sequence MRTLCDACESAAAIVFCAADEAALCRSCDEKVHMCNKLASRHVRVGLANPSDVPRCDICENAPAFFYCEVDGSSLCLPCDMTVHVGGKRSHGRYLLLRQRVEEINLVFLKSQLCNRWIQLY, from the exons ATGCGAACACTTTGTGACGCTTGCGAGAGCGCGGCCGCGATCGTGTTTTGCGCTGCCGATGAGGCCGCTCTCTGTCGTTCCTGCGACGAAAAG GTTCACATGTGTAATAAGCTAGCTAGCCGGCATGTTCGGGTTGGTCTGGCAAATCCCAGTGATGTTCCCCGCTGTGATATCTGCGAAAATGCACCTG CTTTCTTTTACTGTGAGGTAGATGGGAGTTCCCTTTGCTTGCCGTGTGACATGACTGTTCATGTTGGAGGGAAAAGAAGCCATGGAAGATATCTTCTGTTAAGGCAGAGAGTTGAG GAGATAAACCTGGTGTTCTTGAAGAGCCAGCTTTGCAACCGGTGGATCCAGCTATATTGA